A region of Beijerinckia sp. 28-YEA-48 DNA encodes the following proteins:
- a CDS encoding glutathione S-transferase N-terminal domain-containing protein, with protein MLLRATLTSPFGRKVRLAAMRLKLLDRMKMEPADPLDPVDVLRRDNPLGKMPILILDDGRRLFDSRVILEYLDHLAGGDRLLPQDWEARLDALTLQALGDGIMDAGLLVVYESRHRPKERHHEPWLAFQRGKIERGLTALAANPPNPAAFHVGTITVACALGYLDWRKQVDWRSTHPALVAWLDGFRAQVPEFDLTKAES; from the coding sequence ATGCTGCTGCGCGCCACGCTAACCTCACCCTTCGGCCGCAAGGTGCGGTTGGCGGCGATGCGGCTGAAGCTGCTCGACCGGATGAAGATGGAGCCGGCCGATCCGCTCGATCCGGTCGACGTACTGCGCCGGGACAATCCGCTCGGCAAAATGCCGATCCTCATTCTCGACGACGGCCGCCGTCTTTTCGACAGCCGCGTCATCCTCGAATATCTCGATCATCTGGCCGGCGGCGATCGCCTCCTGCCGCAGGATTGGGAGGCGCGCCTCGACGCGCTCACCCTGCAGGCGCTCGGCGACGGCATCATGGATGCGGGACTCCTGGTGGTCTATGAGAGCCGCCATCGCCCGAAAGAACGCCACCACGAGCCGTGGCTGGCCTTCCAGCGCGGCAAGATCGAGCGCGGTCTGACGGCCCTCGCCGCCAACCCGCCCAATCCCGCTGCCTTTCACGTCGGCACGATCACGGTTGCGTGTGCCCTGGGCTATCTCGACTGGCGCAAACAGGTCGACTGGCGTAGCACCCATCCGGCCCTGGTGGCCTGGCTCGACGGGTTCCGCGCCCAAGTTCCGGAATTCGACCTGACCAAAGCGGAAAGTTAA